In the genome of Saprospira sp. CCB-QB6, one region contains:
- a CDS encoding TlpA family protein disulfide reductase — MKQLLFTALLALSLGACQEAKTDSKTASTANKQPAQTVAVVEEKSQNTTSSDFPNADKILTTEAGKSLPIYHFEGFEKDILSLKDGEELYVVNFWATWCGPCVKELPYFNALEKELAGKVKFLYVSLDFTKSLEKKLLPFMDKEEIGQVVFLDQKKVNEWLPKIDENWSGAIPATLILGKGQHQFHRQSFHSSEELKAILPL, encoded by the coding sequence ATGAAACAGCTCCTATTTACTGCACTGCTCGCCCTTAGCTTGGGCGCCTGCCAAGAAGCTAAAACAGATAGCAAAACGGCTAGCACAGCCAACAAACAACCCGCCCAAACCGTGGCGGTGGTAGAAGAAAAATCGCAAAACACAACTTCTAGCGATTTTCCCAATGCCGATAAAATCCTAACTACCGAAGCAGGTAAATCGCTCCCAATCTATCATTTTGAAGGCTTCGAAAAAGATATTCTGAGCCTAAAAGATGGCGAAGAACTCTATGTCGTCAATTTCTGGGCAACCTGGTGCGGCCCCTGTGTTAAGGAATTACCCTACTTCAACGCCCTAGAAAAAGAACTAGCCGGCAAGGTCAAATTCCTTTACGTTAGCCTCGATTTTACCAAAAGCCTAGAGAAAAAACTACTGCCCTTTATGGATAAAGAAGAGATTGGGCAGGTGGTTTTCTTGGACCAAAAAAAGGTGAATGAATGGCTCCCCAAAATTGACGAAAACTGGTCTGGCGCTATTCCCGCCACCCTCATTTTAGGCAAAGGCCAACATCAGTTCCACCGCCAAAGCTTCCATAGCAGCGAAGAACTCAAGGCCATTTTGCCCCTGTAA
- the bshC gene encoding bacillithiol biosynthesis cysteine-adding enzyme BshC, whose product MQRLALPYSKIPQLSSFDQAYQAGDQRLRPFYAASAKIDSFGPAIQQRQFSTKRRALLVQELQAQYANLEQPQILKEQLAALGQEKTFTVTTGHQPNLFTGPLYFVYKILGTIRLAEELKTAYPQYHFVPVYWLGEEDHDFEEINHTYLFGHPLVWEDHQGGPLGQYDIESLAPVLSELFEILGDSPEAQELKTSLQAAFSGPKTYGQAFMEWVHALFGRYGLVVLRAGSPALKASFAEVMKEELLQQTSKAILEKSYAELESAGFGPQAYARDINLFYLSPNRRSRIIQNEAGDYQILDTDLYFSESEILAELKQHPERFSPNVILRPLYQEQILPNLAYIGGGGELAYWMERKAQFAHYQTPFPILVRRNSVQLIDARSAKNWLALGFDWPQLFEETEPLRQDFVRRQTEHELNFEAEQAQIRAIFEQIGEKTAAVDPTLKASVAAQEAQIQKSLDKLQKRLMRAEKQKMDTELAKIQKLQHKLLPKGKLQERYSNFMEFYLRLGGQKWLSELLQELNPLQKDFLLLFEED is encoded by the coding sequence CGCTTCCTTATTCCAAAATCCCCCAACTCTCTTCTTTTGATCAGGCCTACCAAGCTGGCGACCAGCGCCTACGGCCATTTTATGCTGCTTCGGCCAAAATAGACAGTTTTGGTCCAGCCATTCAGCAACGGCAGTTCTCGACCAAGCGCCGTGCGCTTTTGGTCCAAGAACTTCAGGCCCAATACGCTAACTTGGAGCAGCCCCAAATCTTAAAAGAGCAGTTGGCCGCCCTTGGGCAAGAAAAAACCTTTACGGTCACTACTGGACATCAACCCAATTTATTTACAGGTCCACTCTATTTTGTCTATAAAATTTTGGGCACTATCCGTTTAGCAGAAGAGCTAAAAACGGCTTACCCCCAATATCATTTTGTGCCTGTTTATTGGCTAGGCGAAGAAGATCACGACTTTGAAGAAATTAACCATACCTACCTTTTTGGCCACCCCTTAGTTTGGGAAGACCATCAAGGCGGGCCTTTGGGGCAATACGATATAGAAAGCCTAGCGCCTGTTTTGAGCGAGCTTTTTGAAATTTTGGGCGATAGCCCAGAAGCCCAAGAGCTAAAAACGAGCCTACAAGCCGCCTTTTCTGGCCCCAAAACCTATGGCCAAGCCTTTATGGAATGGGTGCATGCCCTTTTTGGTCGCTATGGCTTAGTGGTGCTGCGCGCAGGCAGCCCCGCCCTAAAAGCGAGCTTTGCCGAAGTGATGAAAGAAGAGCTTTTGCAGCAGACCTCTAAGGCCATTTTGGAGAAAAGCTATGCCGAGTTAGAATCAGCGGGTTTTGGTCCACAAGCCTACGCCCGCGATATCAACCTCTTTTACCTAAGCCCTAATCGCCGCAGCCGAATTATCCAAAACGAAGCTGGCGATTATCAGATTTTAGATACAGATTTATACTTCTCTGAATCTGAAATTTTGGCCGAATTGAAGCAGCATCCCGAGCGATTTAGCCCTAATGTCATTTTGCGCCCACTTTATCAAGAGCAGATTTTGCCCAACCTAGCCTACATAGGCGGCGGCGGCGAACTGGCTTATTGGATGGAGCGCAAAGCCCAATTTGCCCATTACCAAACGCCTTTTCCCATTTTGGTCCGCCGAAACTCGGTACAGTTGATCGATGCCCGCTCGGCAAAAAATTGGCTGGCCCTAGGTTTTGATTGGCCTCAACTCTTTGAAGAAACCGAACCACTAAGACAGGATTTTGTCCGCCGACAAACCGAACACGAACTCAATTTTGAAGCGGAACAAGCCCAAATCAGAGCCATTTTTGAACAAATTGGCGAGAAAACCGCAGCCGTAGACCCTACCCTCAAAGCTTCGGTGGCCGCGCAAGAAGCCCAAATTCAAAAGAGCTTGGATAAACTCCAAAAGCGATTGATGCGGGCCGAAAAACAAAAAATGGATACCGAATTAGCCAAAATTCAAAAACTACAACACAAGCTCTTACCCAAAGGCAAACTCCAAGAACGATACAGCAATTTTATGGAATTTTACCTCCGCCTAGGTGGCCAAAAATGGCTATCCGAATTGCTGCAAGAACTCAACCCTCTCCAAAAAGATTTCCTTCTCCTATTTGAGGAGGACTAA
- a CDS encoding thioredoxin family protein: MIKQSLIMLLFLGLFTACQSEAPKTTATDETNKTEQTAETRGKTETAETTPSKRYELGDAVADFKLKNVDGNMVSLADYPEAKGFVVIFTCNHCPFSIAYEDRIIALDKKYKELGYPVIAINPNDPEVNEDDSYPKMQERAKEKGFSFPYLFDEGQNVFPLFGATKTPHCFLLNKEGDALKLVYKGAFDDSKEAEEVSKTFLADALEALLKNEAPSPNSTLAFGCSIKTNDKSKIAE, translated from the coding sequence ATGATCAAGCAAAGTTTAATTATGCTCTTGTTTTTGGGCCTATTTACAGCCTGCCAATCGGAGGCGCCCAAAACAACGGCCACAGATGAAACCAACAAAACGGAACAAACTGCCGAAACTAGAGGCAAAACAGAAACAGCAGAAACCACCCCTAGCAAACGCTATGAATTGGGCGATGCCGTAGCCGATTTCAAACTCAAAAACGTAGATGGCAATATGGTCAGCCTGGCCGATTATCCCGAAGCCAAAGGCTTTGTGGTCATCTTTACCTGCAACCACTGCCCCTTCTCTATCGCTTATGAGGACCGCATTATCGCCTTGGACAAAAAGTACAAGGAACTCGGCTATCCCGTTATCGCGATCAACCCCAATGACCCTGAGGTCAATGAAGATGATAGCTACCCAAAAATGCAAGAAAGAGCCAAAGAAAAAGGCTTTAGCTTCCCTTATCTATTCGATGAAGGCCAAAACGTTTTCCCTCTCTTTGGCGCAACCAAAACGCCTCACTGCTTTTTGCTCAACAAAGAAGGCGATGCACTTAAACTCGTTTACAAAGGAGCTTTTGACGATAGCAAAGAAGCAGAAGAGGTAAGCAAAACTTTCTTGGCCGATGCCTTGGAGGCCTTGCTCAAAAATGAAGCCCCCAGCCCTAATAGCACCCTCGCTTTTGGCTGTAGCATCAAAACTAATGACAAAAGCAAAATTGCCGAATAA